The nucleotide sequence CGGAATTGAAAGTGGGTGATGTGGTTTTGGTCGGCATCGGTGAATTGGTTCCCGCCGATGGAGAAATCATTGAAGGAATTGCATCAATTGATGAATCCGCAATCACCGGCGAATCTGCTCCCGTGATTCGCGAAGCAGGAACAGATAAATCAAGTGTAACCGGCGGAACAAAGGTTTTATCCGATAAAATCAAAGTTCAAGTTACGGCATCAAAAGGAGAATCGTTTTTAGATAAAATGATTGCTCTTGTGGAAGGGGCTTCACGGCAAAAAACGCCGAATGAACTTGCGCTTTCCATTTTACTTTCAGGTTTTACTCTGATGTTCATTATTGTTTGTGTTTCACTTGAACCCTTTGGGAGATACGCCAATACGCCCATCACAATTGCATCGCTTGTCGCGCTTTTTGTATGTCTTATTCCAACAACCATTGGCGGATTGCTTTCCGCAATCGGTATTGCCGGAATGGACAGGGTTTTGAAAGTGAATGTGATTTCAAAGTCCGGAAAAGCCGTTGAAACCGCCGGCGATATAGACACGCTTCTCTTAGACAAGACCGGAACAATTACAATTGGAAACCGAAAAGCAACAAACTTCTATCCCATTTTTTCTGATAAGCAAGAGTTTATTACGGCCTGCGCAATGAGTTCAGTTTCCGATTCAACGCCTGAAGGAAAATCTATTCTTGAACTTGCAGAACGAAATGGTGTTAAAACTTCTCTTCCACAAAATGCGACATTCATCAAATTCACCGCTCAAACCAGAACTAGCGGACTTGACTTGCCCGATGGAACCGCATTTCGTAAAGGCTCATTTGATGCCATACAAAAATGGGTTGTAGAATCAGGCAATAAAATTCCTTCGGAACTTATCTCTCAGGTTGAAACCATCGCAAGAAATGGCGGAACGCCTCTCGCCGTCGGTAGAAACGGCGTTGCGCTTGGCGTCATTGAACTTCAAGACATTATTAAGCCGGGAATCACGGAGCGTTTTGAACGCCTTCGCAAAATGGGTGTTAAAACCGTGATGGTTACCGGTGATAATCCGCTCACGGCAAAGTACATCGCTGAAAAAGCCGGTGTTGATGATTTCATTGCCGAAGCGAAGCCTGAAGATAAACTCGCCTACATTCGTGGCGAACAAGAACGCAATAAACTCGTGGCGATGATGGGCGATGGCACAAATGATGCGCCCGCACTTGCACAAGCCGATGTTGGCGTTGCGATGAATAGCGGAACGCAAGCCGCCAAAGAAGCCAGCAATATGGTTGATTTGGATAACGACCCAACCAAACTCATTGAAGTGGTTGAAATTGGAAAGCAACTTTTAATTACACGCGGCGCTCTAACAACTTTTTCAATCGCCAATGATGTCGCAAAATACTTCGCGATTGTGCCGGCACTGTTCATTGCAACCATTCCAAGTTTGCAAGCACTCAACATTATGCAGCTCGCAAGCCCTGAATCCGCAATACTTTCAGCTGTGATTTTTAATGCCATTATCATTCCACTTTTGATTCCGATTGCGCTCAAGGGAGTTGAATACAAACCGATCGGTGCCGAAGCTTTGCTCGCGCGAAACCTTTTGATTTACGGGCTTGGCGGAGTTGTTGTGCCCTTTGTTGGCATCAAACTCATTGATCTCATGATCTCACTTTTTATCTAACTCATTCAGTTTATTATTCACACTTATTATGAAAACTTTCAAGCAATCTCTCCTCTTAACCTTTTTGTTACTCTTGTTTTTTGGAGGGGTTTATCCGATTATCATTTGGGCAGTAGGAAATCTTTTTCCACACCAAGCCGTCGGCTCTCCGGTAACTAAAAATGGGCAAATTATTGGGTTTGAAAATGTCGGTCAAAATTTTTCGGCTGAGAATTACTTCTGGGGACGCCCGTCAGCCGTCGGGTATAATGCGGCGTCAACAGGCGGTTCAAACTTAGGTCCCACTAATCCCGCTCACCTTGAAGCAGTAAAAGCACGAATTGATACATTTCTCGTTTATCATCCTTATTTAACCGCCTCCGAAATTCCTGCCGATTTGGTTACGGCAAGCGGCGGCGGCTTAGACCCACACATTTCTCCAAAGGCTGCAATGATTCAAGTGAAGCGTGTTGCCATTCAAAGAAAAGTTGATGATTCATCGCTTCGCGTCATCGTTCAATCGCACATTGAGCCGCCGATCTTCGGAATTTTTGGAACAGAGAAAGTTAATGTGCTTAAATTAAATCTCTCTTTAGATGAGATGATGAAACGAAATGAATGAAGATAAGCGCGATAAGACTTCCGCCGCTGAAAACTTCCTCGCTTTGATTCGCAAATCAAGGCGTGGAAGTTTTAAGGTTTATATCGGAATGGCGGCGGGTGTAGGGAAAACCTACCGTATGCTTTCAGAGGCACATGACTTGCTTGAATTGGGCGTTGATGTCATCATCGGTTATGTTGAAACGCATCGGCGTATAGAAACTGAAGAAAAACTTTCCGGACTGCCCATCATTCCCAGAAAAAAAATTTTCTACAAAGGTCGCGAATTAGAGGAAATGGATATTGATGCCATTCTTGCTCGCCACCCCGAGGTTGTTGTTGTTGATGAACTCGCCCACAGCAATGTTCCCGGCTCCCGAAATCAAAAGCGTTATGAGGATGTAGAGGAAATTTTGAATGCGGGAATCAATGTCATTAGTGCATTAAATATCCAACATCTTGAAAGCCTTGCAGGGATTGTGGAAGAGGCCACCGGTGTTGAGATTCACGAACGCGTACCCGATAGTTTACTAAAACTTGCTGATGAAGTGGTTAATATTGACCTCACCGCCGATGACCTCATCAAGCGTTTGGAGGACGGGAAAATTTATTCGCGAGAAAAAGTTGAAGTTGCACTCAACAATTTTTTTCAGCGCGATAACCTTCTCAAACTTCGAGAGCTCGCCTTGCGCGAAGTTGCCAATCAAGTTGAGCGTAAAATTGAAATTGAAGTTGAACAACCTGAAAAAAAGCAGATTGAAAAAATTTTGGTGTGCATCAGTTCCAATCCTGAACGCGCAAAGGAATTGATTCGGAAAGCCTCTCGCCTTGCCGATAGGCTTGATGCCTATTGGTTTGTTCTTTATGTGGAAACACCTGACGAAAACCCCGATAAAATCAGCCTAACGCTTCAACGGCATCTTATCAACAATTTGCAAACTGCCACAGAACTCGGCGCAGTGGTACAGAAAATCAAAGGTTCAAATATTACTGAAACCATTCTTCAGTTTGCAATAGAAAAGGAAATTTCTCGGTTGGTTGTCGGTCGCCCAAATCAAACTTTTTGGACAAAACTTTTCAAAACAGATACGCTTTCAAAATTGCTTTCTAAATCAGAAGGCTTGGATATTGATATTGACATCATTGCTTAATCATGACACTTAAATTTCGTTTATACTTCGGCTACGCGTTGCTTGCATTACTCGTTGCCTTAACGGGAGGCGCATCGCTTTATGTGGTTTCTTGGCTTTCAAATGAGCCCTCTGAAATCATTAAAGCCAATTATCAAAGCATCGCATATTCTGAACAAATGGTTGATGCCTTAGACGAACTCACCTTAAATCAACTCTACCCTCAAAACACTCAATTCACCTTGAGCAAGCAAACGTTTGAGAAGAATTTGCTCTTAGCCGAAAACAATATTACCGAAGTAGGAGAAAAGGAAACGCTTGATACTTTAAGAAATCAGTATGAACTTCTCTTACAACAGAATCGGAATGATTCCCTTTCGTTTGTTTCAACCGCAACTGCGATTCGGGCTACTCTTCTCTCTCTTCGGTCGCTCAATGAATCGGCAATGTTTCAAAGAATTGACCGTGTTAAAACCCGCACACGGTCGGCAGAGTTTTACATTGGCTTGATTATTCTTATTTCCTTTGTTGTGGTCATTTTTGGTGTATGGAAAATCACGCCCTTGGTCATTGTTCCTCTTAACGACCTTTCAGATAAAATCTCTTCGATTTCAGAACGAAAATATTCCGAACGGCTACCCGAAGCCTCTCGAGATGAATTGGGAAAAGTAGCTCGAGCTTTTAATCAAATGGCGGCACGACTTGAAGAATTTGAACGGTCTAACATTGAAGAACTTACCGCAGCAAAAAAGCGCGCCGAAGCCATTGTGGAATCCATTCCGGATGGTGTCTTGGTGTTTTCTCCAAACCATACCATCATCTTGGCCAATCGTATTGCAAGCGAATTAATTGGTCTTTCAAAATCGGAATTGATTGGAAAAAATGCAGCGGATTTATCGCAAACCAATAACTTGATTTCAGAACTTCTCTCCAAAATGAACAGGAATGAAAAGAGAGAAGAGTTTTTAAGAATTGCAGTGGATGGGAAAGAGGAGTTTTTTGCACAAGATATCATTACAGTCGATTCAGAAGAACAAAACTTGGGAAAAGTATTGCTTCTGAAAAATGTTACGGGGTTTAAAATTTTAGATGAGCAGAAGTCGGGTTTTGTGGCTACGGTTTCGCATGAGCTTCGCACACCGCTTTCAGCAATTAATATGAGCTTGCTCTTACTTGAAGACCCACGTCTTCAATCGAACAAAGAAGAACAGCAAAAGCTTATGAATACGATGAAAACTGAGGTAAAGCGGCTGCTTAGAATTGTTAATGAATTGCTTTTGCTCTCAAAAACAACGACTCCGAATAGCTCTTTTAATTTTGAAAAAATTAGAATCGAACAGCTCTTTGATGCCGCTCTCACACCCACGCTCTTGCAATTCGAAGAAAAGAAAATTCAATTCTCTTATTCATTTCTACCTGATACCCCTGAATTCAATGCCGATTTGGGAAAACTTTCGTGGGTTCTTATCAATCTGCTCAATAATGCTGTAAAGTTTACTCCCGAAAATGGAAAGGTAGAATTGCTTTCAAATTTTGATAGCGAACATGTTTATCTAAAGGTAAAAGATTCGGGGATTGGAATTGCACCGCAGTTTCAAGAAAAAATATTTGAGAAGTTTTTTCAAATCCCTCAGCCTGAAAGTTCACAACCCGGTGGTGCAGGGCTCGGATTATCTATCGCAAAAGAAATTATCCTTGCTCATAAAGGAACGATACAAGTTGTCTCAGAACCCGGTAAAGGAACTGAGTTTATCATAACTCTTCCAATCGTTATTTAGAAGTTTCCTTTGAGTTACGCCTCTGTTTTCATTCTTTCAATTTGACTATTTTCAATCAACTAACACCTGATGATATGAAAGAGTGGATGATCAAAAGTTTGAAGATTGAAAATTTCAAGTCCATCAAATCGCTTGAAATGAAACCCAAGCGAATCAATTTACTTATCGGCAAGCCCAATGTCGGGAAATCGAATATTCTTGAAGCCCTGAGTCTTTTTTCAATTGGAAAAAGCGCAATATCGGATGGTATGATTCGCCTCAAAATTCTTCGCCAACTTTTTTACGACCTTGATACCAAAAAACCGATTTCTGTTTCATTGGGTGAGAAATCTGACTACGAAAAAATTTCTATCAAAACTGATTTCTCAAAAAAAGAAACCCTTCTTTTGAAATATGATAGTTATCATAAAACACCCTATGGCAGTGGCCCAGAGGATTATACTTTAGGAGAAAATCCGGTTCAAGAAGTTAATTTTTTTATAAACCAAACCTCAATCTCCTACGACTTTGCATTTAAGCATCAAGTAAAACGCTATCACTACAATGAAGATGTCTCTCAAACTTCAACCTTAAACAGTGTGTTACTTCATCCTCACGGTGAAAATTTGATTTCAGTTCTCGAATCCAATCGTGAATTGCGGCAAACTGTTGGTAAATTCTTTAAGCCCTATGGCTTAAAACTCTCCCTAAATGTACATGTTGAACCTCCTTCTATCACAATAGTCAAAGAATTGGATGAAGAGCTGTTTGTACCCTTGCCTTATTTACTAATTGCGGATACGTTAAAGCGGATAATTTTCTATCTCGCTGCCATAAAGAGCAATGATTTTTCAACCCTCTTATTCGAAGAGCCTGAAACTCATTCCTATCCGCCTTACATTCAACAGTTGGCTTTAGAGATTGCGAATTCCAAAAACAATCAGTTTTTCATTGCTACGCATAGCCCGTATCTTTTTCACTCAATTTTAGAGGAAACACCAATCGAAGATGTTGCTGTTTATTTAATTGATTTTCAAGATGCGCAAACCGTAACTAAGGCTCTAAGCAATGAAGAGATTTCTGAGATTCAAAGCCTTGGAACCGATATCTTCTTTAACCTCGATAAGTTTCTTCCATCCCAAAATGTCGTTGCCTAATCCTCTCTTTTTTCCTGAATGTTACTTTGACTTAGAATTGCTAAAGGCTCTTGGAATCGGTAGAAAAAGTATCGATAAGGGTTCAAGCAAAGGTGATGTTTCCAAACGATTAAAGAAAAATGCTCAACCGGCTGTAACCCTCATCGGTGTGGTTGATGAAGATCCCCACAGTTCAAAACCAGATTATTTCGAAGAATTTCAGTCGTATAAAAAAGAACACGATGTTCTTTTTCTTAAACATAGAAGCGATAATGTTTTTCTCTTGATACTCTGCCCTGACATTGAACATTGGTTGTATAAATCCGCACTAGAAGCGGGCATTCGACCTGATGAAAAACCTTTTCAACTGCCTAAGAGAGCAAAGGACTTACACGATCTTAGAACAGGAAGAAAAAATGTCAATGATGATAAGCAAGTGATGAACTTTTTAATAGAAATTATTAAATCGCCTTCGAAAAGAATCGAGTATCTGAAGAAATGTCTTGCAGAATTATAAACTCACCTCTTCTTTCCTCTCTCTAAAAAAAAGGTACGAAGTGATTTCTCAAGTGGGGTTTGCAAAGCCACAGCATGATACCCCACTCCATTTTCCACACACACCAATTCAACCGATTTCATAAATGCATTAAATCTTTCACGATATGCCGCGCGAATCTTCCGATCACCAATTGATATGCGCTTCCCTGTTTCTAAATCTTCAACTAGCTTTTCGTCATAATTCAGCGTTGCTTCTCTCTCCCCAAAAAGATGAAATAAAATCACTTCATTACCGAGTGAAGAAATTTTCTTCAAAAAGTATTTAATCTCTTCTTCTTCACGAATCTCATAAAGATCAGAAAAGACAACCGCCATCGTTCGTTGCCGCTTCGCTGTAAAAACTTGAGAGACTTCTTCCCACTTTGGCCAAACGCCCTTTGCTTGCAACTTTTCAAGAGTCAGTAAAAACCGATTCAAGTGCTGACTCGACCGGAGAAATGGTAGTTCTATCCGCTCTTCTCCCAACGATTGAAGCCCAAGCTGATCGCCTTGCCTGTACGACAAAAGTCCGATTGCGCCGGCGAGATACCGTGCATAATCAAATTTGCTCATTCCGTCTTCTTCATGACGCATAGAGTCGCTTGCATCCAAAATAAGCCGAATCCCAATGCTGGTTTCGACATCGCACTCACGCACAAAGTATTTATCGGAGCGTGCAAGCATCTTCCAATCAATTCGCCTTAAATCATCTCCGGGTTGATAGCTTCGGTACTGATTGAACTCAAGCCCAATACCCGACATCGGGCTGGAATGCATTCCCAGTAAAAAGCCATCTAAAATCTTTTCAGCAACAAGCTTCAAAGAGCCAAGCGCTGAGATTGTTTTTGCATCTAAAAATTGTGTTTTCATTGTCGCCTTTTTTGAACCCGCACCTGCAAGGATGATAAATTATTTCACCTTCTTCTCCGTTCTTATCAACTCAATTCAATCGATCAAATGGGCTATCAAACATCACTACTTTGGTTTCGGAACGACCTTCGCCTGCACGATAACGAGGCGCTTCATACCGCACTTCAAACTTCGAAATCAATTGTTCCAATATACATCCTTGATCCGCGCCATTTTATCAAAACTCGCTTCGGCTTTGTAAAAACCGGCCCTTTCCGTGCTCACTTTTTATTTCAATCCCTTCAAAATCTAAATTCAAATTTGGAAGCGTTGGGAAATACGCTTCATTTTGCAATTGGCAAACCTGAAGAGTGTTTGCCGAACATTGCCAAAGAAGTTGGGGCCGAAGCGATTTATCATCATTTAGAAAGTACTTCCGAAGAAGTAGCTGTTGAAAAAGCGCTTTTAAAAAATCTGCCTGACTCTGTGAAACTCCACGGCTTTTGGGGAAGTACGCTTTTTCATCCTTTTGACCTTCCCTTTCACATCAGCAAATTGCCCGATGTTTTCACTGAGTTTCGAAAGCAAGTCGAAAAGCGCTCTAAAGTTCGTCCTGTTTTTCCATCGCCTCAATCGATTCCTTCCTTCAAATGGGGTCATTCTTTAAATCTGGATTTTCCAAGCGAGTATCTTCCAAAGCTCCCACCCGAAAGCCGCGGGGTGATGGGAAATCAAGGCTTTGAAGGGGGCGAATCCGCCGCGCTTCGTCGTTTGCAACACTACCTCTGGGAAACTGAAAACATTGTAACCTATAAAGAAACTCGAAACGGTCTTTTAGGCGAAAGCTATTCCTCAAAGTTTTCGCCGTGGCTTGCCAATGGAAGCCTTTCTGCCCGAAAAGTGTATCGCGAAATCAAACGCTTTGAAGAACAGCGCATCTCAAACCAATCCACTTATTGGCTCATCTTCGAACTCATTTGGCGCGATTATTTTCGCTTCTATGCCGCAAAACACGGCAATCAAATTTTCTACCGCTCCGGCATCAAGCAAGAGTTGCGCACTGTTCAAAAGAACCCCACAACAACGCCTTCTCTCTTCGAGGCGTGGCGAGATGGAAACACGGGGTTTCCATTTATCGATGCGAATATGAGAGAACTGAAACAAACGGGATTTATGTCGAACCGAGGTCGGCAAAATGTTGCGAGTTTTTTGGTTCATGATTTAGGGCTCGATTGGCGAATGGGTGCCGAGTATTTTGAATCGATTCTGATTGACTATGATGTGTGCAGCAACTACGGGAATTGGAATTATGTCGCCGGTGTGGGAAGCGACCCGCGCGAAAACCGTTACTTCAATGTCATTAAGCAATCTCACGACTACGACCCGCAAGGCGAATACATTCGCACTTGGATCCCCGAATTGACCTCCCTTTCATCTCCCGAAATTCACTTTCCTTATGCCTCCGAGCTTTCAGGCGCCCCGAGTCTCTTTGAACCAAAATCACCGATTCATTATCCCAAGCCGATTGTTCGACAAAAGTATTCGCCACCGAAATAACCAAGCGATGTTTCTTTGGAATGAATTATTTTAGACTTCATTTCGCTACCTGTTTTCATTCATGACAAAGAAAATTATCATCGCCATAGATGGCCCTGCCGCTTCAGGAAAAAGTACCACCGCCAAGAAAATCGCCGAAGCTCTCGGTTATACCTACATCGATACCGGCGCAATGTACAGAGCCATTACCTTGAAACTGCTTTTGCAAGATGCTTATGAAAAAGCGGTTCATAATGAAACTTACCTGCGCGATTTTTTGAACAATACCGAGGTATTGTTGGATCGAGGAAAAACATTTTTGGATGGAAATGATGTCAGTTCAGAAATTCGAGAAAATGCAGTATCCACTCACGTGAGTAAAGTGAGTTCACTTAAGCCTGTACGAGATAAAATGTCCACCTATCAACGCAAAATGGGTGAAAAGCGCGGTGTGGTGATGGATGGCCGCGATATCGGCACCGTCATTTTCCCCGATGCTGAACTAAAAATTTATATGATTGCAAGCCCTCATGAACGCGCCAAACGCCGTTTTGAGGAGTTAAAATTGAAGAGCAAAACTGGATTTATCTCGCTCTCCTTAGAAGAGTTAGAAAAAGAAATTCGCGAGCGAGATTTTGAAGATATGAATCGAGAAATTTCTCCACTTCAGAAGCCACATGATGCCATCGAACTCGATACATCCTTTCTTTCAATTGATGAACAAGTTTCTACAATTTTAGCTTTAGCGAACCGCGTACTCTCTTCGTCCCATTAATTTCTTCAACACCTTTTCGTAAAACGCCTTACCCCATTCAATTGAGCGGATTTCGACATAATCATAGTATGCTCTCGAGAGCAAAAACACCGCCCCAAAAAGAATGACACCATCTATTAGCCTAAGCCAAGGATACTCTTTTGCCAAACCAAAAGCTTGAAATCTCCCTGTCAGTGTGATAAGCGCCAAATAATGAAGCAAGTACATGCTATAGCTGCAAATTCCAATTTCACTCAGCTTTCGCTCTACAAACCCAAGTGACTTTTTCTCAGAATTTAAATACAATTCAATCCCAAAAGCAGAAACCGCCGAGATATAAAGGTCAGTGATGTAGGGTGAAAACCAAATTGCCTTAAGAGGAAAAAAGAGGAGAAATATCGTCCAAAATGTAATCGGCGAATTCGGGAAAATTCGTTTTCCATCGAGATAAAATTCAGCGGCTGCGCAGCCCATTAACCATAAAATCCAAACTTTAAGAGCATTTTTATCGTATGGCAATGAGTGCCAATCCATCAAAAGCCCAATTGCCCCAAAGCCCAAGTGTATTACGAACCCAATTGCCAAAAGTCCTTTAATTCCCACTCGGCTTCGGATATATAATGCCAGAGGGTATAAGAGATAAAACTGCATCTCAACGCCCAAACTCCAATAAGAGGCATTAATCCCGAAAAATGTTTCTGTCGAAAAATTGTGAACCATAAAGACGTGGCTCCAAAAATCCTTTGTCGTGAGGGTTCCTTTCTCCATCAATAGGGCAAAAAAAATCATTGAAAAAAGGTAGGGAGGATAGATTCTCCAAAATCTTTTGTTGAAAAATTGAATCCAATTCGGCCTTTCTTTTCCGCTCTGTAAATACCCGTAATGAATTACAAACCCACTAATCACAAAAAATAGCTCAACACCTGCCCAACCAAATGATGTCGGGAAAAAAGTCCGAAACACTTCGGCAAAGGTGTACCCGTTTGTGTTTAGCCACCACCCATCATATTTATTGATTCGCTCATAAAACCACTCTCCGTGAAAGTGATATGCCACCACCGAGAGAATCGCAATGCCTCTTAAAACATCAAGTTTTTCTAAGTATCCCGAACCGGTTCCTAGTCCCTTATTTATCTGATTCATTTCAACTTTTTCAAACACCCAAAACAACCCCCTTGAATCTTTAATATCACCTATTCTTTCAATTGCAACCTAAATTTTTAATTTCCCC is from Chloroherpetonaceae bacterium and encodes:
- a CDS encoding universal stress protein, whose protein sequence is MNEDKRDKTSAAENFLALIRKSRRGSFKVYIGMAAGVGKTYRMLSEAHDLLELGVDVIIGYVETHRRIETEEKLSGLPIIPRKKIFYKGRELEEMDIDAILARHPEVVVVDELAHSNVPGSRNQKRYEDVEEILNAGINVISALNIQHLESLAGIVEEATGVEIHERVPDSLLKLADEVVNIDLTADDLIKRLEDGKIYSREKVEVALNNFFQRDNLLKLRELALREVANQVERKIEIEVEQPEKKQIEKILVCISSNPERAKELIRKASRLADRLDAYWFVLYVETPDENPDKISLTLQRHLINNLQTATELGAVVQKIKGSNITETILQFAIEKEISRLVVGRPNQTFWTKLFKTDTLSKLLSKSEGLDIDIDIIA
- the cmk gene encoding (d)CMP kinase; translated protein: MTKKIIIAIDGPAASGKSTTAKKIAEALGYTYIDTGAMYRAITLKLLLQDAYEKAVHNETYLRDFLNNTEVLLDRGKTFLDGNDVSSEIRENAVSTHVSKVSSLKPVRDKMSTYQRKMGEKRGVVMDGRDIGTVIFPDAELKIYMIASPHERAKRRFEELKLKSKTGFISLSLEELEKEIRERDFEDMNREISPLQKPHDAIELDTSFLSIDEQVSTILALANRVLSSSH
- a CDS encoding ATP-binding protein, encoding MTLKFRLYFGYALLALLVALTGGASLYVVSWLSNEPSEIIKANYQSIAYSEQMVDALDELTLNQLYPQNTQFTLSKQTFEKNLLLAENNITEVGEKETLDTLRNQYELLLQQNRNDSLSFVSTATAIRATLLSLRSLNESAMFQRIDRVKTRTRSAEFYIGLIILISFVVVIFGVWKITPLVIVPLNDLSDKISSISERKYSERLPEASRDELGKVARAFNQMAARLEEFERSNIEELTAAKKRAEAIVESIPDGVLVFSPNHTIILANRIASELIGLSKSELIGKNAADLSQTNNLISELLSKMNRNEKREEFLRIAVDGKEEFFAQDIITVDSEEQNLGKVLLLKNVTGFKILDEQKSGFVATVSHELRTPLSAINMSLLLLEDPRLQSNKEEQQKLMNTMKTEVKRLLRIVNELLLLSKTTTPNSSFNFEKIRIEQLFDAALTPTLLQFEEKKIQFSYSFLPDTPEFNADLGKLSWVLINLLNNAVKFTPENGKVELLSNFDSEHVYLKVKDSGIGIAPQFQEKIFEKFFQIPQPESSQPGGAGLGLSIAKEIILAHKGTIQVVSEPGKGTEFIITLPIVI
- the kdpB gene encoding potassium-transporting ATPase subunit KdpB, which produces MTNQRRLIKQKSLFDPDLIKVAFTESLLKLNPAMMMKNPVMFTVEVGTLVMFFLTIWIGFSGDSSQGSIGYNLFITLILFITLLFANFAEALAEARGKAQAESLRKTREETPATLAFANGTFKKVSSSELKVGDVVLVGIGELVPADGEIIEGIASIDESAITGESAPVIREAGTDKSSVTGGTKVLSDKIKVQVTASKGESFLDKMIALVEGASRQKTPNELALSILLSGFTLMFIIVCVSLEPFGRYANTPITIASLVALFVCLIPTTIGGLLSAIGIAGMDRVLKVNVISKSGKAVETAGDIDTLLLDKTGTITIGNRKATNFYPIFSDKQEFITACAMSSVSDSTPEGKSILELAERNGVKTSLPQNATFIKFTAQTRTSGLDLPDGTAFRKGSFDAIQKWVVESGNKIPSELISQVETIARNGGTPLAVGRNGVALGVIELQDIIKPGITERFERLRKMGVKTVMVTGDNPLTAKYIAEKAGVDDFIAEAKPEDKLAYIRGEQERNKLVAMMGDGTNDAPALAQADVGVAMNSGTQAAKEASNMVDLDNDPTKLIEVVEIGKQLLITRGALTTFSIANDVAKYFAIVPALFIATIPSLQALNIMQLASPESAILSAVIFNAIIIPLLIPIALKGVEYKPIGAEALLARNLLIYGLGGVVVPFVGIKLIDLMISLFI
- a CDS encoding DUF58 domain-containing protein, coding for MKTQFLDAKTISALGSLKLVAEKILDGFLLGMHSSPMSGIGLEFNQYRSYQPGDDLRRIDWKMLARSDKYFVRECDVETSIGIRLILDASDSMRHEEDGMSKFDYARYLAGAIGLLSYRQGDQLGLQSLGEERIELPFLRSSQHLNRFLLTLEKLQAKGVWPKWEEVSQVFTAKRQRTMAVVFSDLYEIREEEEIKYFLKKISSLGNEVILFHLFGEREATLNYDEKLVEDLETGKRISIGDRKIRAAYRERFNAFMKSVELVCVENGVGYHAVALQTPLEKSLRTFFLERGKKR
- a CDS encoding acyltransferase is translated as MNQINKGLGTGSGYLEKLDVLRGIAILSVVAYHFHGEWFYERINKYDGWWLNTNGYTFAEVFRTFFPTSFGWAGVELFFVISGFVIHYGYLQSGKERPNWIQFFNKRFWRIYPPYLFSMIFFALLMEKGTLTTKDFWSHVFMVHNFSTETFFGINASYWSLGVEMQFYLLYPLALYIRSRVGIKGLLAIGFVIHLGFGAIGLLMDWHSLPYDKNALKVWILWLMGCAAAEFYLDGKRIFPNSPITFWTIFLLFFPLKAIWFSPYITDLYISAVSAFGIELYLNSEKKSLGFVERKLSEIGICSYSMYLLHYLALITLTGRFQAFGLAKEYPWLRLIDGVILFGAVFLLSRAYYDYVEIRSIEWGKAFYEKVLKKLMGRREYAVR
- a CDS encoding DASH family cryptochrome — encoded protein: MGYQTSLLWFRNDLRLHDNEALHTALQTSKSIVPIYILDPRHFIKTRFGFVKTGPFRAHFLFQSLQNLNSNLEALGNTLHFAIGKPEECLPNIAKEVGAEAIYHHLESTSEEVAVEKALLKNLPDSVKLHGFWGSTLFHPFDLPFHISKLPDVFTEFRKQVEKRSKVRPVFPSPQSIPSFKWGHSLNLDFPSEYLPKLPPESRGVMGNQGFEGGESAALRRLQHYLWETENIVTYKETRNGLLGESYSSKFSPWLANGSLSARKVYREIKRFEEQRISNQSTYWLIFELIWRDYFRFYAAKHGNQIFYRSGIKQELRTVQKNPTTTPSLFEAWRDGNTGFPFIDANMRELKQTGFMSNRGRQNVASFLVHDLGLDWRMGAEYFESILIDYDVCSNYGNWNYVAGVGSDPRENRYFNVIKQSHDYDPQGEYIRTWIPELTSLSSPEIHFPYASELSGAPSLFEPKSPIHYPKPIVRQKYSPPK
- the kdpC gene encoding potassium-transporting ATPase subunit KdpC, giving the protein MKTFKQSLLLTFLLLLFFGGVYPIIIWAVGNLFPHQAVGSPVTKNGQIIGFENVGQNFSAENYFWGRPSAVGYNAASTGGSNLGPTNPAHLEAVKARIDTFLVYHPYLTASEIPADLVTASGGGLDPHISPKAAMIQVKRVAIQRKVDDSSLRVIVQSHIEPPIFGIFGTEKVNVLKLNLSLDEMMKRNE
- a CDS encoding AAA family ATPase; this encodes MKEWMIKSLKIENFKSIKSLEMKPKRINLLIGKPNVGKSNILEALSLFSIGKSAISDGMIRLKILRQLFYDLDTKKPISVSLGEKSDYEKISIKTDFSKKETLLLKYDSYHKTPYGSGPEDYTLGENPVQEVNFFINQTSISYDFAFKHQVKRYHYNEDVSQTSTLNSVLLHPHGENLISVLESNRELRQTVGKFFKPYGLKLSLNVHVEPPSITIVKELDEELFVPLPYLLIADTLKRIIFYLAAIKSNDFSTLLFEEPETHSYPPYIQQLALEIANSKNNQFFIATHSPYLFHSILEETPIEDVAVYLIDFQDAQTVTKALSNEEISEIQSLGTDIFFNLDKFLPSQNVVA